In Amaranthus tricolor cultivar Red isolate AtriRed21 chromosome 3, ASM2621246v1, whole genome shotgun sequence, a single window of DNA contains:
- the LOC130809179 gene encoding ribonuclease TUDOR 1-like, which yields MAAEVRGRVKAVPSGDTLVIMRIIQGDAVPQEKMVTLSYIMAPKLARRDTYDEPFAWESREYLRKLCVGQVVSFKRKKEDIPSLMTGTGAREFGSVLLDGKDLAKMVVSNGWAKVKELKGDVSPEYQELLQLEEQAKQQGLGKWSKTPGASEAAIRNLPPSAIGASNNFDTETFLSENKGRSLHAIVEQVRDGSTVRVYLLPKFQYLQVFLTGIQSPSMGRRPAPDRALEAEINTNQSNGKTVAETHAPLTSAAVVAAASGVETAPDPFGREAKHFTETRTLHRDVRIVPEARDSFGNLVGSLYYDADGIAKNLAMELVKNGLAKYLDWSAKYLEDKDRMELKAAELEAKKQRLRMWTNYVPPVTNSKAIHDQNFTGKVVEVVSGDCIIVADDAVPLGNPLAERRVNLSSIKANKLGNPRRNDVVEPYAREAKEFLRQKLIGRQVNVSMEYSRKVSIGGGIENVGASTDFRVMDFGSVFLPPQSKGQGADVTSVQSTAGGQPAGYNVAEMLLSRGLAKVVQHRDFEERSNYYDALLAAESKPKASRKGVHADSSANTPAYHIQDLTNAPAKKAKDFLHFFQRSRRLPAIVEYVLSGHRFKLLIPKETCSIAFAFSGVRCPGRGEPYSEEAIAFMRRKIMQREVEIEVETVDRTGTFLGSLWESKTNMAAVLLEAGLAKFQASFGMDRIADAHLLAQAEESAKRQKLKIWEKYVEGQEVSNGSSVPENQQKEVLKVVVTEVLGGGKFYVQTVGDQMVASIQQQLASLDIVEAPVIGSFNPKKGDLVLAQFSADNSWNRATIVNVPRGGLVQSPKDTFEVFYIDYGNQEVLPYSHLRPIPSSVHSVPGLAQLCSLAFIKVPSLEEDYGHEAAEYLSELTLNSSREFRAMIEEKDTSGGKSKGQGSGTVLLVTLVDVEASSSINAAMLKAGLARLEKQKKWDTKERKSAIDNLEEFQQEAKKSRSGMWEYGDIQSDDDESAPPARKPAGKR from the exons ATGGCGGCCGAAGTGAGGGGTAGAGTAAAAGCTGTTCCTTCAGGGGACACCTTGGTGATCATGAGGATCATCCAAGGAGATGCCGTTCCACAGGAAAAGATGGTCACTTTATCTTATATCATGGCTCCTAAGCTG GCTCGTAGAGATACTTATGATGAACCCTTTGCATGGGAGAGCAGAGAATACTTGAGGAAACTCTGCGTTGGACAG GTAGTatcttttaaaagaaaaaaggaggATATTCCCTCCTTAATGACAGGGACCGGGGCAAGAGAGTTTGGTTCTGTATTACTTGATGGAAAAGATTTAGCAAAGATGGTGGTTTCAAATGGTTGGGCAAAG GTAAAAGAATTGAAAGGTGATGTAAGTCCAGAGTATCAAGAGTTGTTGCAACTTGAGGAACAAGCCAAGCAGCAAGGCTTAGGCAAATGGAGTAAG ACACCAGGTGCATCAGAGGCTGCCATCAGAAATTTGCCGCCTTCTGCCATTGGTGCATCGAATAACTTTGATACTGAGACATTTTTATCTGAAAACAAAGGAAGGTCTTTGCATGCAATTGTGGAGCAGGTTCGTGATGGAAGTACAGTGCGAGTCTACTTGCTTCCTAAGTTTCAATATCTACAGGTTTTTCTGACTGGGATCCAG TCTCCTTCAATGGGAAGGAGACCAGCGCCGGATAGAGCACTTGAAGCtgaaattaatacaaatcaaTCGAATGGAAAAACTGTTGCTGAAACTCATGCCCCCTTGACCTCAGCTGCAGTAGTTGCAGCAGCATCAGGTGTGGAGACAGCTCCAGATCCCTTTGGAAGGGAAGCAAAGCACTTCACAGAGACACGCACTTTGCATAGAGAT GTACGCATTGTCCCTGAAGCCCGTGACAGTTTTGGAAATTTGGTTGGTTCACTCTATTATGATGCTGATGGTATAGCCAAGAATCTTGCCATGGAATTGGTGAAAAAT GGCTTGGCCAAGTATCTTGACTGGAGTGCAAAATATTTGGAAGACAAGGATCGAATGGAATTGAAAGCAGCGGAGCTTGAGGCGAAGAAGCAGAGATTGAGGATGTGGACAAACTATGTGCCTCCTGTTACAAATTCAAAAGCAATTCATGACCAGAATTTTACTGGAAAG GTGGTTGAGGTTGTTAGTGGAGACTGTATTATTGTTGCTGATGATGCTGTGCCATTGGGTAATCCATTAGCAGAGAGAAGAGTCAATCTCTCTAGCATAAAAGCTAATAAACTGGGTAATCCACGGAGGAATGATGTAGTAGAGCCATATGCACGTGAGGCAAAAGAGTTCCTTCGCCAAAAGCTCATTGGTCGTCAG GTGAATGTTTCCATGGAATACTCGAGAAAAGTCAGCATTGGAGGTGGTATCGAAAATGTAGGTGCCTCAACGGATTTCAGGGTCATGGACTTTGGATCAGTGTTCCTTCCCCCTCAATCCAAGGGTCAAGGGGCTGATGTTACATCTGTTCAATCTACGGCTGGTGGTCAGCCAGCTGGATATAATGTTGCTGAAATGTTGCTTAGCCGTGGACTTGCTAAAGTAGTACAGCACAGAGATTTTGAAGAAAGATCAAATTACTATGATGCTCTTTTGGCTGCTGAGTCCAAACCAAAAGCAAGCAGGAAAGGGGTACATGCTGATAGTAGTGCTAATACACCCGCATACCACATTCAAGACCTCACCAAT GCCCCAGCAAAGAAAGCCAAGGACTTCTTGCACTTTTTTCAACGAAGCAGGAGGCTTCCAGCCATTGTTGAATATGTACTCAGTGGCCATCGGTTCAAGCTTCTCATTCCCAAGGAAACTTGCAGTATAGCATTTGCTTTCTCAGGGGTGAGGTGTCCTGGACGAGGTGAACCTTATTCGGAAGAGGCAATTGCATTCATGAGAAGAAAAATAATGCAAAGAGAAGTTGAG ATTGAAGTGGAAACTGTGGATAGAACGGGCACTTTTTTGGGGTCTCTTTGGGAATCTAAGACAAATATGGCTGCTGTGTTACTGGAGGCTGGGCTTGCTAAGTTTCAGGCTTCTTTTGGTATGGATCGAATAGCAGATGCGCATCTACTTGCTCAGGCTGAAGAGTCTGCCAAACGCCAGAAGTTGAAG ATATGGGAAAAATATGTGGAAGGACAGGAAGTTTCAAATGGGTCATCAGTCCCTGAAAACCAACAGAAGGAAGTCCTGAAG GTAGTGGTTACCGAAGTCCTCGGTGGAGGTAAGTTCTATGTTCAAACAGTTGGTGACCAGATGGTAGCTTCTATTCAGCAGCAACTTGCTTCCTTGGACATTGTGGAAGCTCCTGTGATTGGCAGCTTTAACCCCAAGAAGGGTGATCTAGTTCTTGCTCAATTTAGTGCGGATAATTCATGGAACCGTGCTACG ATAGTGAATGTGCCCCGTGGTGGCCTTGTTCAATCCCCAAAGGACACATTTGAAGTTTTCTATATTGATTATGGTAATCAAGAAGTACTCCCCTACAGTCATCTACGCCCGATACCTTCTTCAGTTCATTCTGTACCTGGATTAGCCCAACTCTGCAGTCTTGCATTcatcaaggttccaagcttggAGGAGGACTATGGACATGAAGCTGCTGAGTATCTGAGTGAGTTAACTCTTAACAGTTCCAGGGAATTTAGGGCCATGATTGAGGAAAAGGATACATCAGGTGGAAAATCAAAAGGTCAAGGAAGTGGCACAGTGCTTTTAGTGACCTTGGTTGATGTGGAAGCCAGTTCAAGCATCAATGCTGCAATGTTGAAG GCTGGACTTGCTAgattagaaaaacaaaaaaaatgggacacCAAGGAAAGGAAGTCCGCCATTGATAACCTGGAAGAATTCCAGCAGGAGGCGAAGAAGAGCCGAAGTGGGATGTGGGAGTATGGAGATATACAGTCTGACGACGATGAATCTGCTCCTCCTGCAAGGAAACCTGCCGGTAAGCGTTGA
- the LOC130809180 gene encoding protein SRC2 homolog — translation MELEITVRWCKGLTAFNFFQKLTLFVCVSLISKDDNLKLTQDQKQEQKTPEDHNGEGNPEWNHTIKFDLRLLNSMNSNFSTYSVRFEIRNPGQFFGDKIIGEVCVPLKDLIQSVGAGVTRFVSYQVRNPDVKSNGILEFSYKVIGNNPNFSPISDVHITGYHHHHHHHHHHHHEQLDHNDHYTSGLVADSEKIQYPKLDYNSTDSVPPLVYPPNSYSSLYSYDTLSSSSFTSMTTNHCHPSTPSLYPPPAPPQTWALPSPALYPPPPQPHLDVYPPPPPPTQPYGDPHWGCHNSSGYHQWA, via the coding sequence ATGGAATTAGAAATCACAGTAAGATGGTGCAAAGGCTTAACAGCATTCAATTTCTTCCAGAAACTCACACTTTTTGTATGTGTTTCGTTAATTTCTAAAGATGATAACCTAAAACTCACCCAAGATCAGAAACAAGAACAGAAAACTCCTGAGGATCATAATGGGGAAGGTAATCCGGAATGGAATCATACAATTAAATTCGATTTACGCCTTCTTAATTCCATGAATTCAAATTTCAGTACTTATTCTGTTCGATTCGAAATTCGAAATCCTGGTCAGTTTTTTGGGGATAAAATTATTGGTGAAGTTTGTGTTCCATTGAAGGATTTGATTCAATCTGTTGGTGCAGGAGTAACCAGATTTGTTAGTTATCAAGTGCGTAATCCAGATGTTAAGAGTAATGGGATTCTTGAATTTTCTTATAAAGTGATTGGTAATAACCCTAATTTTAGCCCTATTTCTGATGTTCATATCACTGgttaccatcatcatcatcatcatcatcatcaccatcatcatgaGCAATTAGATCATAATGATCATTATACATCTGGATTAGTAGCTGATTCAGAAAAAATTCAGTATCCAAAACTTGATTACAATTCGACAGATTCAGTTCCACCATTAGTTTATCCTCCCAATTCATATTCATCATTGTATTCATATGatacattatcatcatcatcattcacaTCAATGACTACAAACCATTGTCATCCTTCTACTCCATCTCTGTACCCACCACCAGCTCCACCACAAACGTGGGCTCTACCTTCTCCGGCACTTTATCCGCCACCTCCGCAACCACATCTTGATGTTTATCCACCACCTCCTCCGCCAACGCAACCATATGGAGACCCACATTGGGGATGTCACAATTCATCTGGGTATCATCAGTGGGCATGA